From the genome of Seriola aureovittata isolate HTS-2021-v1 ecotype China chromosome 6, ASM2101889v1, whole genome shotgun sequence, one region includes:
- the mafaa gene encoding transcription factor MafAa: MATDLAMSAELPNSPLAIEYVNDFDLMKFEVKKEPPEADRYCHRLPSGSLSSTPISTPCSSVPSSPSFCAPSPGAQPNQSLASGVNSSGSSNNSSGNNNHSNAGKPQLEDLYWIPSYQHHINPEALNLTPEDAVEALIGNAHHHHHHHQAYEGFRGQQYVGEDLSTASAAHHHQAHHHHHHHHHGHHARLEDRFSDEQLVSMTVRELNRQLRGFSKEEVIRLKQKRRTLKNRGYAQSCRFKRVQQRHMLETEKCTLQNQVEQLKQDVARLVKERDLYKEKYEKLASRTYNAGGPANTRDPSGKQANTEFFM; this comes from the coding sequence ATGGCCACCGACCTCGCCATGAGCGCAGAGCTGCCCAACAGCCCTCTGGCCATCGAGTACGTCAACGACTTTGACCTGATGAAGTTTGAGGTGAAGAAGGAGCCGCCGGAGGCCGACCGCTACTGCCACCGCCTCCCGTCCggctccctctcctccaccccGATCAGCACACCCTGCTCCTCCGTGCCTTCCTCGCCCAGCTTCTGCGCCCCGAGCCCGGGCGCACAGCCGAACCAGAGCCTCGCCAGCGGGGTcaacagcagcggcagcagcaacaacagcagcggCAACAACAATCACAGCAACGCGGGCAAGCCTCAGCTGGAGGACCTGTACTGGATCCCCAGCTACCAGCACCACATCAACCCCGAGGCGCTCAACCTGACCCCGGAGGACGCGGTGGAGGCCCTCATCGGCAACGcgcaccaccatcaccaccaccaccaggcCTACGAGGGCTTCCGCGGGCAGCAGTACGTCGGGGAGGACCTGTCCACGGCCTCGGCGGCCCACCATCACCAGgcccatcaccaccaccatcaccaccaccacggCCACCACGCCCGCCTGGAGGACCGCTTCTCGGACGAGCAGCTGGTCAGCATGACGGTGCGGGAGCTGAACCGGCAGCTGCGGGGCTTCAGCAAGGAGGAGGTGATCCGCCTGAAGCAGAAGAGGCGCACCCTGAAGAACCGGGGCTACGCGCAGTCCTGCCGCTTCAAGCGCGTCCAGCAGAGGCACATGCTGGAGACCGAGAAGTGCACCCTGCAGAACCAGGTGGAGCAGCTGAAGCAGGACGTCGCGCGCCTTGTCAAGGAGCGGGATCTTTATAAAGAGAAGTACGAGAAGCTGGCCAGCCGGACCTACAATGCCGGTGGACCCGCGAACACGAGAGATCCGTCCGGGAAACAGGCCAACACCGAGTTCTTCATGTGA